The Scophthalmus maximus strain ysfricsl-2021 chromosome 7, ASM2237912v1, whole genome shotgun sequence genome includes a window with the following:
- the mical3a gene encoding protein-methionine sulfoxide oxidase mical3a isoform X8: MGDGGAGATGGNGANRSHVLFDSFVQASTCKGTLKAFQELCDHTEVRPTEHRVFYHKLKSKLNYWKAKALWAKLDKRASHKEYKKGRACANSKCLIIGAGPCGLRTAIELAFLGARVVLLEKRDAFSRNNVLHLWPFTIQDLRGLGAKKFYGKFCAGAIDHISIRQLQLMLLKVALLLGIEIHVNVEFKGLIEPPGDQETERIGWRAEVHPRTHPVNELEFDVIIGADGRRNTLPGFGRKEFRGKLAIAITANFINRHTSAEAKVEEISGVAFIFNQKFFQDLREATGIDLENIVYYKDDTHYFVMTAKKQSLLEKGVILHDYADTEMLLSRANVDQAALLSYAREAADFSTSQQLPTLDFAINHYGQPDVAMFDFTCMYASENAAMVRQRNGHQLLVALVGDSLLEPFWPMGTGIARGFLAAMDSGWMVKSWAQGKTPLEVLAERESIYRLLPQTTTENISKNFNQYCVDPTTRYPNISLNFLKPSQVRHLIDTGESREMRIEIENVINSSTPKLARNENCLLDKQSQESIARSSKLLNWCQRQTEGYRNVKVTDLTMSWKSGLALCALIHRYRPDLIDFDSLDERDQEKNNQLGFDVAEKEFCISPCMTGKEMSSVVEPDKLSMVMYLSQFYEMFKDTVPPGDKQNMSPEEKAALIASTKSPISFLSKLGQSIAISRKRNPKDKKEKDVDGLGKRRKTSQSEDEELSRASRDDRPCVPALQSERKMDCAAVGNHNKVKVMATQLLAKFEENAPAQHSGLKRQGDSLPNLDRLLPPSPPRPSVKEPVRLAPVPAWRKRRTQQQEQLSIRYKEMIKCQTLPGKGGEQARSGADPLSSSGSRSCPKKTILLPSSSSTSSLSLHSEHFSKSEEEEELEYYERPLKHGEWEPLQPTDPGPIHIPGIQERADRLVSRFKDKPDKLPKPKKKPSRFFLERWYLSRGLTESPVSSPDSCRKESAGPLHSDDPTPLYGLSIQERAEQLAAQFERKPPVGPQKKPSCLFTEQWHLARAQTPPGSPPSSSDALRQRYVRMYTGGVSSLAEQIASQLQSQEDPKPLPEKRDLGSLRKDFPVNIGGSDVCFFCRKRVYVMERLSAEGKFFHRSCFKCDYCNTTLRLSSYAFDVEDGKFYCKPHYCYRLSGYAQRKRPAPSPAPITAKENLTPQSSPSAVDAPGRAMAAAAPSSELQPSVPEVNGLQEPSLAKRLRGTPERIELENYRLSLQREEELEEVPEETLAEHNLSSVLDKATDADLGSSSSESDMEEEDEQEDQDLDQDQEEEEAEDQQLASPSDLGGVPWKEAVELHAKLRGDPGDEDDEEGEGEGEHDALGDAASRNGELDEEEEEEEEEDEDDEESSDARNLPLQQVLQPVDPQAIPGLVRTHRDPEGDKDGRPASASQLSHPSELTQPSSAAPAHTSARHEAVRVWLESMSGEPCEDEDLEAEANSPDMEPGTEMDQDDIPSDAEAESRLHQSEDAGALPEEDKKSESVGVSSGVEPSSISPMQKDVVLSPLEPPPEPETQILLVKSPGTRFFSDPFIPEETTAERTAPSPAARSPLCPSPVPSPPAAAAAAASPVNVSAASPPSSPTRSPVASPLKPAIKSPVRSPVRSPVSPPIRSQPTPLPETRTPISPVYPHRSICPLTGNPLSPICAQPLPCHEPSSPLTSDSPVRTQPVPAVTSTPMGQTDRGTPEPSKSIDSSTEEAKKTDIIEEFWQKSAEIRKSLGLTPLDRSSKIFEKSVVKEAPSQDPTPVKAPGVSEEQKPAFTGRAVIRRLNITLEGQVITPVAPAELKSNGSDKRDLSSSSGLGLNGSMATSQTANSDSYTMSDSTMLTPPSSPPPPVPANQSPAVFRQQRHQVSWSNGTERLPPERVKEPQKSRTPVPAPRTQLSPASQPKPAPRKVPSPQAAAEAAPEVAPDAAHEAAPVVVMRVKKKPRSEEVRKSFVETVEEIPFADDVEETYDERTPETSMNRYYTPPTSKPSRVKPPLHLALAMENGKPNIPASKAQRATQFSPEAKEIAEERIRAREKSVKSQALKEAMAKQLNRMKESDIDKGASPKVAWSATPDAAGKSKKPAASPKSSAVKALEKKTETLPERFFSSNKSLDSSVASSDGSSAGKSKKRSSLFSPRKNKKEKKAKNDGSRLSGADETPPKHKSLWKAVFSGYKKDKKKKDDKSCPSTPSSSSTTQDSGKKGTSPTGKSSDLKSRRNLSFSEDSDLSCDDVLERSSQKSKADRHADIFDLVSDIQKETIKEQGLEKERRRELKEKRRAKERQKEREREKEVAREKDKDDEESVYVPHALAFKRSYATKKTYTEEELNAKLTRRVQKAARRQAKQEELKRLHRAQIIQRQLEQVEEKQRQLEERGVAVEKALRGEAGLYKGTYTLPKQHKRRSDYWGDSNYSEILDLHLGVEPFVGMPRQRRALSFCPCCSPEGMGKKDDPKLMQEWFKLVQEKNALVRYESELMIFARELELEDRQSRLQQELRERMAVEDHLKTDKELAQERQILNEMLEVVEQRDALVALLEEQRLREKEEDKDLEGVMLSKGFNLNWV; encoded by the exons ATGGGGGATGGAGGTGCTGGTGCCACCGGAGGAAACGGGGCGAATCGGTCCCACGTCCTGTTCGACAGCTTCGTCCAGGCGTCCACGTGCAAGGGCACGCTCAAGGCCTTCCAGGAGCTGTGCGACCACACAGAGGTCAGGCCCACGGAGCACCGGGTCTTCTATCACAAGCTCAAGTCCAAGCTCAACTACTGGAAGGCCAAGGCGCTCTGGGCCAAGCTGGACAAGAGGGCCAGCCACAAGGAGTACAAGAAGGGTCGCGCCTGTGCCAACTCAAAG TGTCTGATCATCGGTGCGGGGCCATGCGGCTTACGTACCGCCATCGAGCTGGCCTTCCTGGGGGCCAGAGTGGTGCTGCTGGAGAAGAGAGACGCCTTCTCCAGGAACAACGTGCTGCACCTCTGGCCCTTCACCATCCAGGACCTCAGGGGCCTCGGGGCCAAGAAGTTCTACGGGAAGTTCTGTGCCGGTGCCATCGATCATATCA GTATTCGTCAGCTCCAGCTGATGCTGCTCAAAGTGGCTCTCCTCCTGGGCATTGAGATCCATGTCAACGTAGAGTTCAAGGGTCTCATTGAGCCCCCCGGCGATCAAGAAACTGAAA GGATAGGCTGGAGGGCTGAGGTCCACCCCAGGACGCACCCTGTCAACGAGCTGGAGTTCGATGTCATCATCGGAGCAGACGGAAGGAGAAATACCTTACCAG GGTTTGGGCGTAAGGAGTTCCGGGGCAAGCTCGCGATCGCCATCACCGCCAACTTCATCAACAGGCACACGTCGGCGGAGGCAAAGGTTGAAGAGATCAGCGGTGTGGCCTTCATCTTCAACCAGAAGTTCTTTCAAGACCTCCGAGAAGCCACAG GTATTGACCTGGAAAACATCGTTTACTACAAGGATGACACGCACTACTTTGTGATGACTGCCAAAAAGCAGAGCCTGTTGGAGAAAGGAGTCATTCTGCAT GACTATGCGGACACAGAGATGCTGCTTTCCCGAGCTAACGTAGACCAGGCCGCCCTGCTCTCTTACGCCCGAGAGGCTGCGGATTTCTCCACCAGCCAACAGCTGCCCACACTGGACTTTGCCATCAACCACTACGGCCAGCCGGATGTGGCCATGTTCGACTTCACCTGCATGTACGCCTCGGAGAACGCCGCCATGGTGCGCCAGCGCAACGGCCACCAGCTGCTGGTGGCGCTGGTGGGCGACAGCCTGTTGGAG CCCTTCTGGCCCATGGGCACCGGCATCGCCCGAGGTTTCCTGGCGGCCATGGACTCAGGCTGGATGGTGAAGAGCTGGGCTCAAGGAAAAACCCCACTGGAGGTGCTGGCTGAGAG GGAGAGTATCTACCGCCTGCTGCCCCAGACCACAACGGAAAACATCAGCAAGAACTTCAATCAGTACTGCGTGGATCCGACCACGCGCTACCCCAACATAAGCCTTAACTTCCTTAAGCCCAGCCAG GTTCGGCATCTCATCGACACGGGGGAGTCGAGGGAAATGCGCATAGAAATAGAGAACGTTATCAACTCGTCGACGCCCAAGTTGGCCAGGAATG AAAATTGCCTGCTTGACAAGCAGTCGCAAG AATCCATCGCTCGATCTAGTAAGCTGCTCAACTGGTGCCAGAGACAAACGGAGGGATACAGGAATGTTAAAGTCACAGACCTCACCATGTCCTGGAAGAGCGGTCTGGCCCTGTGTGCCCTCATCCACCGGTATAGACCGGATCTCAT TGACTTTGACTCGCTGGACGAGCGCGACCAGGAAAAGAACAACCAGTTGGGCTTCGACGTGGCGGAGAAGGAGTTTTGCATATCGCCCTGCATGACTGGCAAGGAGATGTCTTCCGTGGTGGAGCCAGACAAACTCTCCATGGTCATGTACCTCAGCCAGTTTTATGAGATGTTCAAGGACACAGTGCCACCCGGAG ATAAGCAAAACATGAGTCCGGAGGAGAAGGCAGCACTGATAGCCAGCACCAAGTCTCCCATCTCGTTCCTCAGCAAACTGGGTCAGAGCATAGCGATATCCAGGAAACGGAATCCAAAG gacaaaaaagagaaggatgTGGACGGTTtggggaagagaaggaaaaccAGTCAGTCTGAAGAT gaGGAATTATCCAGGGCCAGTCGTGACGACAGGCCGTGCGTCCCCGCTCTCCAGTCTGAGAGAAAAATGGACTGTGCCGCTGTGGGGAACCACAACAAAGTCAAGGTCATGGCCACCCAGCTGCTCGCCAAGTTCGAGGAGAACGCCCCTGCCCAGCACTCAGGACTCAAACGACAG GGGGACTCGCTGCCCAATCTGGACCGCCTTttgcccccctccccgccccggCCCTCTGTGAAAGAGCCGGTGCGCCTGGCACCTGTTCCCGCCTGGAGAAAG AGacgcacacagcagcaggagcagctgagcATTCGCTACAAAGAAATGATCAAGTGTCAGACGCTGCCCGGTAAAGGGGGGGAGCAG GCCAGAAGTGGCGCGGACCCACTGTCCAGCTCGGGCTCTCGGAGTTGCCCAAAGAAAACCATTCtgctcccttcttcctcctccacttcctcgctctctcttcacTCAGAG CATTTCAGcaaaagtgaggaggaagaggagcttgAATACTACGAAAGGCCTCTGAAACACGGG GAGTGGGAGCCTCTGCAGCCGACAGACCCGGGACCCATTCACATACCTGGTATACAGGAGAGGGCCGACCGCCTGGTGTCACGGTTTAAGGACAAACCTGACAAGCTGCCGAAG CCCAAGAAAAAGCCGTCCCGCTTCTTTTTAGAGCGGTGGTACTTGTCCCGAGGCCTAACAGAGAGTCCAGTATCCTCTCCTGACTCCTGTAGAAAG GAGTCAGCAGGGCCCCTGCACTCTGACGACCCAACGCCCTTATATGGGCTTAGTATTCAGGAGAGGGCCGAGCAACTTGCCGCTCAGTTTGAGCGCAAGCCGCCAGTTGGACCACAG AAAAAACCCTCTTGTTTATTTACGGAACAATGGCACCTGGCCCGAGCCCAGACTCCGCCCGGCTCGCCCCCCTCGTCCTCTGACGCCCTCCGACAG CGCTATGTAAGGATGTACACGGGGGGAGTTAGCTCACTGGCTGAGCAGATAGCCAGTCAGCTTCAGTCTCAGGAAGACCCCAAGCCCCTGCCTGAAAAGAGGGATTTG GGCTCCCTGAGAAAGGATTTCCCGGTCAACATCGGCGGCAGCGACGTCTGCTTCTTCTGTCGAAAGCGCGTGTACGTGATGGAGAGGCTGAGCGCCGAGGGGAAGTTCTTCCACCGCAGCTGCTTCAAGTGCGACTACTGCAACACCACACTGCGACTGTCCTCTTATGCCTTCGACGTGGAGGACG GGAAATTTTACTGCAAGCCGCACTACTGTTACCGACTGTCTGGCTACGCCCAGAGAAAGAGGCCTGCTCCCTCCCCTGCTCCAATCACAGCGAAG GAGAACCTGACGCCCCAGTCCTCCCCATCGGCCGTAGACGCCCCAGGAAGGGCGATGGCAGCGGCGGCCCCCTCGTCCGAGCTCCAGCCCTCAG TGCCGGAGGTCAACGGACTGCAGGAGCCGAGCCTGGCCAAGCGCCTGCGTGGCACTCCGGAGCGCATCGAGCTGGAGAACTACCGCCTGTcgctgcagagggaggaggagctggaggaggtgccCGAGGAGACGCTGGCCGAGCACAACCTCAGCAGTGTGCTGGACAAGGCCACAGACGCCGACCTGGGCTCCAG TAGCTCAGAGtcagacatggaggaggaggatgagcaggaggaccaggacctggatcaggatcaggaggaggaggaggcggaagacCAACAGCTTGCCAGCCCCTCGGACCTCGGCGGCGTTCCCTGGAAGGAGGCGGTGGAGCTCCACGCCAAGCTGAGGGGCGACCCCGGCGACGAAGAcgacgaggagggagagggagagggggagcaCGATGCTCTGGGCGACGCGGCCAGCAGGAACGGCGAAttagatgaagaagaagaggaggaggaggaggaggatgaagatgacgaggagTCGAGCGATG CCAGGAACCTGCCGCTCCAACAGGTCCTGCAGCCGGTGGATCCCCAGGCCATTCCAGGTCTGGTGCGAACACACCGCGACCCTGAGGGAGACAAGGATGGCCGGCCGGCCTCGGCCTCCCAACTCTCCCATCCCTCTGAGCTCACACAGCCCTCCTCCGCAG CACCTGCCCACACATCCGCCCGACACGAGGCAGTGAGAGTCTGGTTGGAGTCCATGTCTGGAG AACCGTGTGAGGACGAAGACCTGGAGGCAGAAGCCAACAGCCCAGATATGGAGCCCGGAACAGAGATGGACCAGG ACGACATCCCTTCAGACGCAGAAGCCGAGTCTCGTCTGCACCAGTCGGAGGACGCTGGAGCACTTCCTGAAGAAGACAAGAAATCTGAGAGTGTGGGAGTGTCCTCCGGCGTTG AACCCTCCAGCATCAGCCCGATGCAGAAGGATGTTGTCCTCTCACCTCTCGAACCGCCACCAGAGcctgagacacag aTACTTCTTGTGAAGTCGCCCGGCACTCGCTTTTTCTCGGATCCGTTCATACCCGAGGAAACGACGGCCGAGAGGACAGCTCCTTCCCCGGCTGCCAGGAGCCCGCTGTGCCCTTCGCCcgtcccttctcctcctgctgctgccgctgctgccgcttcTCCCGTCAATGTCTCTGCCGCATCGCCTCCCAGTTCGCCCACCAGATCGCCTGTCGCCTCCCCACTCAAGCCTGCAATCAAGTCCCCCGTCAGATCCCCCGTCAGGTCTCCCGTTAGCCCACCGATCCGCTCCCAGCCCACCCCCCTACCGGAGACGCGCACTCCTATATCTCCCGTCTACCCTCACCGCTCCATTTGCCCTCTCACGGGTAACCCCCTCTCCCCAATCTGTGCGCAGCCGTTGCCTTGTCACGAACCGTCGTCGCCGCTCACCTCGGATTCTCCCGTCAGAACTCAGCCTGTCCCCGCGGTCACCTCCACGCCCATGGGCCAGACTGACAGGGGCACGCCGGAGCCCTCAAAGTCTATAGATTCCTCGACGGAGGAAGCTAAGAAGACCGATATCATCGAGGAATTTTGGCAAAAGAGCGCCGAGATAAGGAAAAGCCTCGGCCTGACTCCTTTGGATCGCAGTAGCAAAATCTTCGAAAAGAGCGTCGTTAAGGAGGCTCCGTCGCAGGACCCCACCCCTGTCAAGGCACCAGGTGTGTCAGAGGAGCAGAAGCCTGCCTTTACTGGCCGCGCTGTCATTCGCAGGCTCAACATCACTCTCGAGGGTCAGGTAATTACGCCCGTTGCCCCTGCCGAGCTCAAGAGTAATGGCTCTGATAAGAGGGacctcagcagcagctctggctTGGGGTTGAACGGCAGCATGGCCACGAGTCAGACGGCGAACAGCGACAGCTACACCATGTCCGACTCCACGATGCTCACCCCGCCCTCCAGCCCGCCGCCACCCGTGCCTGCAAATCAGTCTCCAGCCGTGTTCAGGCAGCAGAGACACCAGGTGTCCTGGAGCAACGGAACAGAAAGACTTCCACCGGAGCGCGTCAAAGAGCCACAAAAATCCAGGACTCCTGTTCCCGCGCCGCGGACCCAGCTGAGCCCCGCGTCTCAGCCCAAGCCTGCGCCCAGGAAAGTGCCATCGCCCCAGGCAGCTGCGGAAGCGGCTCCCGAAGTGGCTCCCGATGCGGCTCATGAAGCAGCTCCAGTGGTCGTCATGAGGGTGAAGAAGAAGCCCCGGtcggaggaggtgaggaagtcGTTTgtggagacggtggaggagATTCCGTTTGCCGATGACGTGGAGGAGACGTACGACGAGCGGACGCCGGAAACGAGCATGAACAGGTATTACACTCCACCCACCAGCAAGCCCAGCAGAGTGAAACCTCCTCTGCATCTGGCGCTGGCAATGGAGAACGGTAAACCCAACATCCCGGCTTCTAAGGCACAGAGGGCGACTCAATTCTCTCCAGAGGCCAAGGAGATCGCCGAGGAGAGAATCCGGGCCAGAGAAAAGTCTGTCAAGAGCCAGGCGCTGAAGGAGGCCATGGCCAAGCAGCTGAACAGAATGAAAGAATCCGACATTGACAAGGGCGCCTCGCCCAAAGTGGCCTGGAGCGCAACGCCGGACGCCGcgggaaaaagtaaaaagccgGCCGCATCACCGAAGTCGTCGGCCGTGAAAGCCCTCGAGAAGAAGACGGAGACTCTGCCCGAGCGCTTCTTCAGCAGCAACAAGAGCCTGGACAGCTCAGTGGCCTCGTCCGACGGCTCCTCCGCCGGCAAGAGCAAGAAGCGCAGCTCGCTCTTCTCGCCGCGCAAGAataagaaggagaaaaaggccAAGAACGACGGCAGCAGGCTCTCCGGCGCCGACGAGACGCCGCCCAAGCACAAGTCGCTGTGGAAGGCAGTGTTCTCCGGCTacaagaaggacaagaagaagaaggacgacAAATCGTGTCCGAGCACGCcgtccagcagctccaccacTCAGGACTCTGGCAAGAAGGGAACATCGCCAACCGGGAAATCATCAG ATTTGAAATCCCGCAGAAACTTGAGCTTCTCCGAGGACTCTGACCTGTCGTGCGACGACGTCCTCGAGCGATCCTCCCAGAAGTCGAAGGCAGAT CGGCACGCGGACATCTTTGACCTCGTGTCAGACATTCAGAAGGAGACGATAAAGGAGCAGgggctggagaaggagaggaggagggagttaaaggaaaaaaggagggcgaaagagaggcagaaagagagagagcgggagaaagaGGTTGCTCGAGAAAAGGACAAAGACGACGAGGAG TCGGTTTATGTTCCTCATGCGCTGGCGTTCAAGAGATCGTACGCCACGAAG AAAACCTACACGGAGGAAGAGCTGAACGCCAAGC